GGAGGCCGTCCGGGCGGCGGCCGGAATCGCCCGGCCGGGGGACGCCGTGCTGCTGTCGCCGGCTTGCGCGAGCTGGGACATGTACCGTTCCTATGAGGAACGCGGACGCATGTTTAAAGAATCGGTGCATACGCTAGAATAAGAAAGGTTGTCTTATTCTGGAGGTGTGCCCGATGGCCAAAGCCCGCACGTCGCCCGATCCGTGGCTGATCGCCGCCACGATGGCGATTCTCGCGATCGGACTCGTGATGGTGTACAGCGCCAGCGCCGTGCTCTCGTTCCGCGAGTTCGGCGATTCGTTCTATTATCTCAAACGTCAGGCTATATTTGCCGGACTGGGCATCGCCGCGATGATCGTGACGATGAACACGGATTATTGGGTTTGGAAAAAGGTTGCGCGCGCCGCGCTGATCGTATGCTTCGCCCTGCTCGTCATCGTGCTGATCCCGGGCGTCGGCGTCATCCGCGGCGGCGCCCGAAGCTGGCTGGGCATCGGCTCGCTCGGCATTCAGCCGTCCGAGTTCATGAAGCTCGGGATGATCATGTTTCTGGCGAAGCTGCTCAGCGAGGAGCGGCGCGACATCACATCGTTCGGCCGGGGGCTGCTGCCGGCGCTGGGGCTCATGGGGCTGGCGTTCGGCATGATTATGCTCCAGCCCGATCTCGGCACGGGCGTCGTGCTGGTCGGGGCCTCGATGATGATTATTTTTGCGGCCGGGGCGCGGCTCTCGCATCTGGGCGTGCTTGCGCTGGTCGGCGTCGCCGGCTTCGTCGCGCTCATCGCAGCGGCGCCTTACCGGCTGAAGCGGATTACGGCGTTTCTCGATCCGTGGTCGGACCCGCTCGGCGCGGGGTACCAATCGATCCAATCGCTGTTCGCGATCGGACCGGGCGGGCTGGCCGGCCTCGGATTGGGGCGCAGTCTGCAAAAATACAGCTACCTGCCGGAGCCGCAGACGGACTTTATTTTTTCGATACTGGCGGAGGAAACCGGCTTTATCGGCGGCGGCTTGCTGATCGTGCTGTTCATGCTGCTGGTCTGGCGCGGCATGCGAACGGCGATCACGGCGCCGGATTCGTTCGGCAGCCTGCTCGCGATCGGCATCGTCGGCATGGTCGCCGTGCAGGTCATTATCAATGTCGGAGTCGTCATCGGCATGTTCCCGGTGACCGGCATCACGCTTCCGCTCGTCAGCTACGGCGGTTCGTCGCTGACCTTGATGCTGACGGCGCTGGGGGTGCTGTTCAACATATCGCGTTACGCGAGGTAGGAGTGATCGGCTGTGCGCAGCATCGTATTTACCGGGGGAGGGTCGGCCGGCCATGTGACGCCGAATCTGGCGCTGATCGACCGGCTTCGCGCCGAAGGCTGGTCCGTCGCCTACATCGGTTCGGCCGGAGGCATCGAACGGCAACTGATCGAGCCGGAAGGCATCCCGTATTACGCCGTTTCGACCGGCAAGCTGCGGCGGTATTTCGATCTGAACAATTTCAAGGACCCGTTCCGAGTGCTCAAGGGTGTCGCCGACGCGCACCGCATTCTGCGCCAATTGAAGCCCGATATTCTGTTTTCCAAAGGGGGCTTCGTCTCGGTGCCGGTTGTGATTGCGGCGAGGTCCTTGGGCATTCCCGTGCTCTCGCACGAATCGGACCTGACGCCGGGACTGGCGAACAAGCTGTCCACCCCGTTCGCGAAGCGGGTCTGCGTCACGTTTCCGGAGACGGCGAAGCATCTCGGGCGCAAGGCCGTACATACCGGACTGCCGATCCGCGAGACGCTGTTCCGCGGGGATGCGGCCGAAGGACGCCGCCGCTGCGGATTCCACGGCGG
This DNA window, taken from Paenibacillus thermoaerophilus, encodes the following:
- the spoVE gene encoding stage V sporulation protein E yields the protein MAKARTSPDPWLIAATMAILAIGLVMVYSASAVLSFREFGDSFYYLKRQAIFAGLGIAAMIVTMNTDYWVWKKVARAALIVCFALLVIVLIPGVGVIRGGARSWLGIGSLGIQPSEFMKLGMIMFLAKLLSEERRDITSFGRGLLPALGLMGLAFGMIMLQPDLGTGVVLVGASMMIIFAAGARLSHLGVLALVGVAGFVALIAAAPYRLKRITAFLDPWSDPLGAGYQSIQSLFAIGPGGLAGLGLGRSLQKYSYLPEPQTDFIFSILAEETGFIGGGLLIVLFMLLVWRGMRTAITAPDSFGSLLAIGIVGMVAVQVIINVGVVIGMFPVTGITLPLVSYGGSSLTLMLTALGVLFNISRYAR
- a CDS encoding undecaprenyldiphospho-muramoylpentapeptide beta-N-acetylglucosaminyltransferase, which encodes MRSIVFTGGGSAGHVTPNLALIDRLRAEGWSVAYIGSAGGIERQLIEPEGIPYYAVSTGKLRRYFDLNNFKDPFRVLKGVADAHRILRQLKPDILFSKGGFVSVPVVIAARSLGIPVLSHESDLTPGLANKLSTPFAKRVCVTFPETAKHLGRKAVHTGLPIRETLFRGDAAEGRRRCGFHGGKPVLMLMGGSLGSKKLNDALREGLDELTAAYQIVHLCGKGHLDPALEGRSGYRQFEYAGAELPDLLAMADLVVSRAGATSICEFLALRKPMLLVPLGLSASRGDQILNARSFEASGYARVLPEEELTPARLREELAALAAEADAMRRRMAASPTADGLERILSLIREYARR